One Halalkalicoccus sp. NIPERK01 DNA segment encodes these proteins:
- a CDS encoding sodium/proline symporter codes for MPSELFLQTGGIAGGAGVWVLATFGAYLFVLIGIGLYASGLTDSVGDYVIGGRQVGPVVTGFSERASEMSGWLTLGVPGDAYNTGIMAFYNGLGMIPADLFAWAGIAKRLRKYTEIVRAVTLPTFFETRLQDDSGLVKATSAVVLLIFEGGYVGAQIVAAGVLLEVLTGVDPWIGIVVGGVIVVGYTMLGGYFAVAWSDYFQGAIILAAFIALPVVAVSTYGLPFEEVAAAGGDSFVSITAGATGWAALFGIISYAAIGLGVPGNPHVMVRFMGIDRVKNIRLAAVVAQLFMFVAYIGAAFVGLYALAVFGGGVTGDNVMPQLTLELFPGVLAGIVLAAALAAMMSSADSQLLVATSAVVEDVYHGFLDREATEAQLVRYSRITTLALGGASIAFAFLAQDTPVYTLVLDYAWGGLGAAIGPTLIAALWWKGLTAEGSVASMVVGTVTMILWTQLSTILEALGAMPAESSAFLYGLVTVYGLFPAFVLSTLTLIGVSLSTRPPEGVDEQFEVFDKPLSAVTAGGRAGGTPDYVTDGGTREKAVTEADVVRAHVRASGYWDEHDDERDD; via the coding sequence ATGCCGAGTGAGCTGTTCCTCCAGACGGGCGGGATCGCCGGCGGGGCCGGCGTCTGGGTGCTCGCCACCTTCGGGGCCTATCTCTTCGTCCTCATCGGGATCGGGCTGTACGCCTCGGGGTTGACCGACTCGGTCGGCGACTACGTCATCGGCGGCCGGCAGGTCGGGCCGGTGGTGACGGGCTTTTCCGAACGCGCCTCCGAGATGAGCGGCTGGCTCACGCTGGGGGTTCCCGGCGACGCCTACAACACCGGGATCATGGCCTTCTACAACGGACTGGGGATGATCCCCGCGGACCTCTTCGCGTGGGCGGGGATCGCAAAGCGCCTCCGGAAGTACACCGAGATCGTCCGGGCGGTGACGCTGCCGACGTTCTTCGAGACGCGCTTGCAGGACGATTCAGGACTCGTCAAGGCCACCTCGGCGGTCGTGCTGTTGATCTTCGAGGGCGGGTACGTCGGCGCGCAGATCGTCGCCGCGGGCGTCCTCCTCGAAGTCCTCACCGGTGTCGATCCGTGGATCGGCATCGTCGTCGGCGGGGTCATCGTCGTCGGCTACACGATGCTCGGGGGCTACTTCGCGGTCGCGTGGTCGGACTACTTCCAGGGCGCGATCATCCTCGCGGCGTTCATCGCGCTGCCGGTCGTCGCCGTCAGCACCTACGGGCTGCCGTTCGAGGAGGTGGCCGCCGCCGGCGGCGACTCGTTCGTCAGCATCACGGCCGGCGCGACCGGGTGGGCGGCGCTGTTCGGGATCATCAGCTACGCCGCGATCGGGCTGGGCGTCCCCGGCAACCCCCACGTGATGGTGCGGTTCATGGGGATCGACCGCGTGAAGAACATCCGACTGGCGGCCGTGGTCGCCCAGCTGTTCATGTTCGTCGCCTACATCGGCGCCGCGTTCGTCGGCCTGTACGCGCTCGCGGTCTTCGGGGGCGGGGTCACCGGGGACAACGTGATGCCCCAGCTCACCCTCGAACTCTTCCCCGGCGTGCTCGCGGGGATCGTGCTGGCGGCGGCGCTGGCGGCGATGATGTCGAGCGCCGATTCACAGCTCCTGGTCGCGACCAGCGCCGTCGTCGAGGACGTCTATCACGGCTTCCTCGATCGCGAGGCGACCGAGGCCCAGTTGGTGCGATACTCCCGGATCACGACGCTCGCGCTCGGCGGGGCGAGCATCGCCTTCGCGTTCCTCGCCCAGGACACGCCCGTCTACACGCTGGTGCTCGATTACGCCTGGGGCGGGCTGGGCGCGGCGATCGGCCCGACGCTGATCGCGGCGCTGTGGTGGAAGGGGCTCACCGCCGAGGGCTCGGTCGCGAGCATGGTCGTCGGCACCGTCACGATGATCCTCTGGACCCAGCTCTCGACGATACTCGAAGCGCTGGGCGCCATGCCGGCCGAGTCCTCGGCGTTCCTCTACGGGTTGGTCACCGTCTACGGACTGTTCCCGGCGTTCGTGCTCTCGACGCTGACGCTGATCGGCGTCTCGCTGTCCACGAGACCGCCCGAGGGCGTCGACGAACAGTTCGAGGTCTTCGACAAGCCGC